The DNA sequence CGAGGGGGTAGAGGTTGTTATTAGGGAGGGTATGGAGAGCTTTGTAGTTAGGCTGCCAACTAGGAATCCTGAGTGGAGCCTCTCAATGTTTCCAGAAAAGCTAGTAGCAGATCTAGAGACAATAGTTGTGAAACCTATAAAGCTAGGCTATAGCTTCGCACCTAAAGGGATAATACTTATGGGCCCACCTGGTGTTGGTAAGAGCGTGTTAGCTGAGGCGATAGCCCAGAGTCTCGGTAAGAAGGTGGTTGATCTAAAACCATCTATATATAGATCTATGTGGTATGGTATGACAGAGAAGATACTGGATAAGATTCTGAAGAGCATAGTGAAGAGGACAGATATAGCTCTTGTAATAGACGATGCCGAGTTTCTAGTAAGCAGAACCATGGCTGTGCATGAGGTTCATGTAAGCGAGATCTCTTTGATCCTTAACTTCCTACAGAAGCCAGTTAGACCATTAACAATACTCACATCTAACAGCCCAACACTAATAGATCCAGCTATTCTGAGACCGGGGAGAATAGATGTAGCAGTTGTAATGGGCTATCCAGATAGGGAGGCTAGGAAGGTAATTATAGAGAACCTATTGAAGAAATATGGTGCACAGGTAAGCGAAGATCTCAAGGAGAGCCTTGTAATGGCAACAAGATGGATGAGCAATGCAGAGATAGATGCCCTTATAAGGATGGCTCTATCCAAAGGGGATGGAAAGCTAACAGCGGAAACAATAGAGTGGGCTAGAAGGAGATTTA is a window from the Sulfolobales archaeon genome containing:
- a CDS encoding ATP-binding protein, giving the protein MNDKKSRELSKVAEVRTPLEKNFRGLILSTRGKVSIYDAWYPPLNRLIDHISTIIADMDIRDGGPRILKIPMNIAKNSEFDIRTASTYAVVRFLTSVAPLMIKETEEEGFGIALAFVDASQEEPEIVALGVGANKCIYECERIFVRSIIAIYMPKPPEKSDERRKLLRDIAMKVSTYLDKEAVTSFLTSLGYLGYSISRVPIAIYMLRTSEKGEGEGVEVVIREGMESFVVRLPTRNPEWSLSMFPEKLVADLETIVVKPIKLGYSFAPKGIILMGPPGVGKSVLAEAIAQSLGKKVVDLKPSIYRSMWYGMTEKILDKILKSIVKRTDIALVIDDAEFLVSRTMAVHEVHVSEISLILNFLQKPVRPLTILTSNSPTLIDPAILRPGRIDVAVVMGYPDREARKVIIENLLKKYGAQVSEDLKESLVMATRWMSNAEIDALIRMALSKGDGKLTAETIEWARRRFRIDYNVRASEHQFMRWSISHMPGLVITYIPQDHEI